In Marivirga salinae, a single window of DNA contains:
- the atpH gene encoding ATP synthase F1 subunit delta has protein sequence MSEYRIASRYSKSLIDLAVEKNQLEDIKADMELFSKVCNENRDFVLMLNNPILESLRKAAIIKKVFKGKVQEMTSLFFDIVSRKHRESVLPEMAKVFKQLYNEHKGIIAAEVTTTFKLDDSLRSEVIKIVKEISNKEVELNEKVDEALIGGFLIRVGDKQIDETIQSKLNDLRRELTQNQYIKQI, from the coding sequence ATGTCAGAATATAGAATTGCATCCCGATATTCCAAATCCTTAATTGATCTTGCGGTTGAAAAAAATCAGCTAGAAGACATCAAAGCGGATATGGAACTTTTTTCTAAAGTCTGTAATGAAAATAGAGACTTTGTACTTATGCTGAATAATCCGATTTTGGAGAGCTTGAGAAAAGCAGCCATAATCAAGAAAGTATTCAAAGGCAAAGTGCAAGAAATGACTTCTTTGTTTTTTGATATAGTATCAAGAAAGCATAGAGAGTCTGTTTTGCCAGAAATGGCAAAAGTTTTCAAGCAGCTTTATAATGAACACAAAGGGATAATTGCTGCTGAAGTAACAACTACATTTAAATTGGATGATAGTTTACGTTCAGAAGTGATCAAAATTGTAAAAGAGATTTCCAATAAGGAAGTTGAATTAAACGAAAAAGTTGATGAGGCTTTGATTGGTGGCTTTTTAATCCGAGTGGGTGATAAGCAAATCGATGAAACTATTCAAAGCAAATTAAATGATTTAAGACGGGAATTAACCCAGAATCAATATATCAAGCAGATTTAA
- the atpA gene encoding F0F1 ATP synthase subunit alpha codes for MAEVRPDEVSAILREQLSGFKTEAELEEVGTVLQVGDGVARIYGLTQAQSGELLEFENGLQALVLNLEEDNVGAVLFGSSQGIKEGDAVKRTGKIASIKVGDGIAGRVVDTLGQPIDGKGPIEGELFDMPLERKAPGVIFREPVSEPLQTGIKSIDAMIPVGRGQRELIIGDRQTGKTAVAIDAIINQKEFYDAGNPVYCIYVAIGQKASTVAQIVAELEKAGAMAYTTIVSASAADPAPLQFFAPFAGAAIGEYFRDTGRPGLVVYDDLSKQAVAYREVSLLLRRPPGREAYPGDVFYLHSRLLERAAKVINDDTIAQDMNDLPPSLKGKVKGGGSLTALPIIETQAGDVSAYIPTNVISITDGQIFLETNLFNSGIRPAINVGISVSRVGGNAQIKSMKKVSGTLKLDQAQFRELEAFSKFGSDLDPATKKIIERGKRNQEILKQGQYSPVSVEQQVSIIIASTKGFLDKVPVDKVRAFEKEFSMMMENQERETLDAFKAGKINDDLIAVVKKVADDLSSKY; via the coding sequence ATGGCAGAGGTTAGACCAGACGAGGTTTCAGCAATATTAAGAGAACAACTTTCTGGCTTCAAAACAGAAGCAGAATTAGAAGAAGTTGGTACCGTCCTTCAAGTTGGTGATGGTGTGGCACGTATTTACGGCTTAACACAAGCCCAATCAGGTGAGTTGTTAGAATTTGAAAACGGCTTACAAGCATTGGTATTAAACTTGGAAGAGGATAACGTTGGAGCTGTATTGTTCGGTAGTTCCCAAGGAATTAAAGAAGGGGATGCTGTAAAAAGAACAGGAAAAATTGCTTCCATTAAAGTGGGTGATGGTATCGCAGGTAGAGTTGTAGATACACTAGGTCAACCAATTGATGGAAAAGGCCCTATCGAAGGAGAGCTTTTCGATATGCCTTTGGAGCGTAAAGCACCAGGTGTAATTTTCCGTGAGCCTGTAAGTGAGCCTTTACAAACAGGTATTAAATCTATTGATGCGATGATTCCTGTTGGTAGGGGTCAGCGTGAGTTGATTATTGGTGACCGTCAGACAGGTAAAACTGCTGTGGCGATTGATGCCATCATCAACCAAAAAGAATTTTATGATGCTGGTAACCCAGTTTATTGTATATATGTAGCTATCGGACAGAAAGCTTCTACAGTGGCACAAATTGTGGCTGAGTTAGAAAAAGCTGGGGCAATGGCTTATACTACTATTGTTTCTGCTTCTGCAGCTGATCCAGCTCCTTTACAGTTCTTTGCTCCTTTCGCAGGTGCAGCTATCGGTGAGTATTTCAGAGATACAGGCCGTCCAGGATTGGTTGTTTATGATGATTTATCAAAACAAGCGGTTGCTTATCGTGAGGTTTCTTTGTTATTAAGAAGACCTCCAGGACGTGAAGCTTATCCTGGTGATGTATTCTACTTACACTCTCGTTTATTAGAGAGAGCAGCAAAAGTGATCAATGATGATACTATTGCTCAAGATATGAATGACTTACCTCCTTCATTGAAAGGTAAAGTAAAAGGTGGTGGTTCATTAACAGCACTTCCAATTATTGAAACTCAAGCAGGTGACGTTTCAGCTTATATCCCAACCAACGTAATTTCAATTACGGATGGTCAGATATTCTTGGAAACTAACTTGTTTAACTCTGGTATCAGACCAGCAATTAACGTAGGTATTTCTGTATCTCGTGTGGGTGGTAATGCTCAGATTAAATCAATGAAGAAAGTATCGGGTACCTTGAAATTGGATCAAGCACAGTTCCGTGAATTAGAGGCTTTCTCTAAATTTGGTTCTGATTTAGATCCTGCTACTAAAAAGATTATCGAAAGAGGTAAGCGTAATCAGGAAATCTTGAAGCAAGGGCAATACTCTCCAGTTTCTGTTGAGCAGCAAGTGTCTATCATTATTGCTTCAACTAAAGGGTTCTTGGATAAAGTTCCAGTTGATAAGGTTCGTGCTTTTGAGAAAGAATTTTCAATGATGATGGAGAATCAAGAAAGAGAAACTCTTGATGCATTCAAAGCAGGTAAAATTAATGATGACTTAATCGCAGTAGTGAAGAAAGTAGCTGACGATTTATCATCTAAATACTAA
- the atpG gene encoding ATP synthase F1 subunit gamma — protein sequence MANLKEVKNRISSVVSTQQITKAMKMVAAAKLKRAQDRITMMRPYSQKLSTILQNVSGGGEEMNNPYAKERPVENILLILVTSDKGLCGAFNSMVTRKVTSLIAGEYQSIAEKGNLHFMTIGKKSSDYLKRNKLPFNADYMDLFNRLNFEDVSEAAQFVMDEFEKGTYDKVEIIYNEFKNAATQVLNQEQFLPIAKADDAEGANTDHGYSFEPSRDYIEKELIPTSLKTQLFKALLDSNASEHGARMTAMDKATENAGDLLKELRLTYNRTRQAAITTEILEITAGAEALAAE from the coding sequence ATGGCAAATCTGAAGGAAGTAAAAAATAGGATTAGTTCAGTTGTTTCAACACAACAAATTACCAAGGCCATGAAAATGGTGGCGGCTGCGAAGTTGAAGCGTGCTCAGGACAGAATCACCATGATGCGTCCTTATTCCCAAAAATTATCCACTATTTTACAAAACGTAAGTGGTGGTGGTGAGGAAATGAACAATCCTTACGCAAAAGAAAGGCCAGTTGAAAATATTTTATTGATTTTGGTTACTTCTGATAAAGGACTTTGTGGTGCTTTTAATAGTATGGTGACTCGTAAAGTTACCAGCTTAATAGCAGGTGAATATCAGTCAATTGCCGAAAAAGGTAATTTGCATTTTATGACGATTGGAAAGAAGTCTTCAGATTACTTAAAAAGGAATAAGCTTCCTTTTAATGCTGATTACATGGATTTATTCAATAGATTAAATTTCGAAGATGTAAGTGAAGCAGCTCAGTTTGTAATGGATGAGTTTGAGAAAGGCACTTATGATAAAGTAGAAATCATTTATAATGAGTTCAAAAATGCAGCCACTCAAGTTTTAAATCAAGAGCAATTCTTACCAATTGCTAAAGCAGATGATGCTGAAGGAGCTAATACTGATCATGGTTATTCTTTTGAGCCATCTAGAGATTATATTGAGAAGGAATTAATACCTACTTCATTGAAAACGCAATTATTTAAAGCACTTTTAGATTCCAATGCTTCAGAGCATGGAGCTAGAATGACGGCTATGGATAAAGCGACTGAAAATGCTGGTGATCTATTGAAAGAATTGAGATTGACTTACAATAGAACTCGTCAAGCAGCCATTACGACAGAAATATTAGAAATTACAGCCGGAGCAGAAGCTTTAGCAGCTGAGTAA
- a CDS encoding CBS domain-containing protein → MVKSYQGAFIKKEPKQEEPNSVSVKDYMATNLITFNEHQTIYEAMDILMKKKISGGPVVDEDSNLIGVISEGDCLKEIVKGKYNNSPKLPGLVKDYMATNIIHIEPETNIFEAANMFLRMRFRRFPVLKEGKLIGQISQRDIMRAVRDSQEVNWKH, encoded by the coding sequence ATGGTAAAAAGCTATCAAGGGGCATTCATCAAAAAAGAACCCAAGCAAGAAGAGCCTAACAGTGTATCAGTAAAAGACTATATGGCTACAAATCTCATTACTTTTAATGAGCACCAAACTATTTATGAAGCCATGGATATTTTGATGAAAAAGAAAATTTCAGGTGGCCCTGTGGTAGATGAAGATAGTAATTTAATAGGTGTAATCTCTGAAGGCGATTGCCTGAAGGAAATAGTCAAAGGAAAATATAATAACTCCCCTAAGCTTCCTGGCTTAGTAAAAGATTATATGGCTACAAATATAATTCACATTGAACCTGAAACGAATATTTTTGAAGCTGCTAATATGTTTTTAAGAATGAGGTTTAGAAGATTTCCTGTTTTAAAAGAAGGAAAGCTTATTGGTCAAATAAGTCAGCGAGATATTATGCGTGCTGTTAGAGATAGCCAAGAAGTGAATTGGAAGCATTAA
- a CDS encoding class I SAM-dependent methyltransferase: protein MSEQFLPDDSIEIDRYSTHNNDVNDPRYRKFVKPITNGILKDFNKNHQGLDFGSGTGPVITVVLKEQGYSLETYDPYFDNRPEILTETYDYIACCEVVEHFHKPKLEFEKLKSLLKPNGILYIMTDLYREEIDFQDWYYKNDPTHVFLYQKTTFDWIKDTFGFKSVEFKDRLITLSN from the coding sequence ATGTCTGAGCAATTTTTACCAGATGATAGTATTGAAATTGACCGTTATTCCACCCATAACAACGATGTAAATGATCCAAGATACAGAAAGTTTGTTAAACCAATAACAAATGGTATTCTTAAGGATTTTAATAAAAACCATCAAGGATTAGATTTTGGATCAGGAACAGGTCCTGTGATTACTGTAGTTTTAAAAGAGCAAGGATATAGCCTCGAAACTTATGATCCTTACTTTGATAATAGACCAGAGATTCTAACTGAAACCTATGACTATATTGCCTGTTGCGAGGTGGTTGAGCATTTTCATAAACCCAAATTAGAGTTTGAAAAATTAAAATCATTATTAAAACCAAATGGAATACTCTATATCATGACTGATCTTTACAGAGAAGAGATAGATTTTCAGGATTGGTATTACAAAAATGATCCTACCCATGTCTTCTTATATCAAAAAACAACTTTTGATTGGATTAAAGATACTTTTGGATTCAAATCTGTTGAGTTTAAAGATAGGCTTATTACCTTAAGCAACTAA
- a CDS encoding AAA domain-containing protein, whose amino-acid sequence MHDILRHYLKRLTNLSGSNRSLMLLRLISDQTLDLHDFDFLLNKSSFSLIEDLIARKKHIPLAAISDPRLEQNNIMSQKLKKLKRIEKFIYDERGAKDLYVGWPFVRGKFQGGTSVRCPLIFFPIEIKEVNDQWVMELREDVNITFNKSFLLAYAHYHGIKISDELIEKVFEIYDPDSRVFRTDLYQIFKESPIDINFNQDNFMDVLRSFKNFKKPDFEENEKEGELKLYPEAVLGIFPQSGSYLVPDYSYLLEKDQEVQDIEEFFLSRNPDKQTEDPTDYKQRYRFIESVKEEETFTVFPMDAYQENALKAVKKGNSLVVQGPPGTGKSQLISNLVTDFIARGKKVLVVCQKRAALDVIYDRMKSIDIQPFIGLVHDFKNDRKAIFEQIESQIERLEEYEAKNNGLDSVQIQREFLKSSRIIDQIVEEKEDYRLALFDESECGISAKELYLNCDFNQIKINLKQIHRHFHKKEIEEFANKLVHFQTYVDDFSKDDFIWQDRVNFKDFGLNDKTEIIKLLEKIPSYFQETAVNSKKLVGSPMSLKEFEDVVEHRNKLFSLEELLNTDSYQYLLYMFNYSGDNTNALWLSNVQRVINDCFKDGGIENSLPSKDLGTLQKVIHLRRQSRKRPTKWIHWLLFSKEKYFLKKVLVANNLTVNGTGVKELEKRLDNRLNFEHNMTKLKKQTWLKDIPKTKNQIELNHWFQEQERAINAKEIISSFTNFKAFSLIEGKTLAEFLSKIKAIIQLAEDTIEEKNKWKKYLTRTQIDQLEQERLPESYIKTFQRYFDELVHFDQFYDSLENHEKEVVKLLNESDTTIDHTNIKPIFLNSIYLEWINHIETKHPILREVSTRKFDKQTNELQYSIEKKLELSSEILNLKVRERTFENVEYNRLNNRISYRDLSHQVTKKRQIWPIRKVIQEFQDELFDLIPCWMASPESVSAIFPMEEIFDLVIFDEASQCFVEKGIPAMYRGRQVVVAGDDKQLSPNDLYKVRWEEEEVDHPDLEIDSLLDLANKYVMNLQLAGHYRSKSLDLIEFSNHHFYKDRLRLLPDFNYINNADPGIDYIKVDGIWEQNSNEIEALNVVDLIKEYLHNEPEKEIGVVTFNAPQQGLIWDILEDQIALGNITLPDKFFVKNIENVQGDEKDVIIFSTGYAPDKSGRLKMQFGSINAPKGENRLNVAITRAREKVVIISSLYPDQLKVEDAKNNGPKLLKAYLQYALDVSKGNFKPKPKPSDKFQSSWFLKTKVREELEESVKSIKAEEELPFADLSFKDSDQYKGLLLSDDNLFYDNPSVKDIFAYTPFLLSKMNWPYIQIKSRNFWNDKEELMERVVQFVKRN is encoded by the coding sequence ATGCACGATATACTAAGGCACTATTTAAAACGGCTCACTAATCTTTCAGGAAGTAATCGATCATTAATGCTTCTTCGTTTGATTTCAGATCAAACCTTAGATTTGCATGATTTTGATTTCTTACTCAACAAGAGTTCATTTTCGCTTATAGAAGATTTAATAGCTAGAAAAAAGCATATCCCATTAGCTGCCATTTCTGATCCTCGGCTCGAGCAAAACAACATCATGAGCCAGAAATTGAAAAAATTAAAAAGGATAGAAAAATTCATTTATGACGAAAGAGGCGCAAAAGATTTATATGTTGGATGGCCATTCGTAAGAGGTAAATTTCAAGGCGGAACTTCAGTTCGCTGCCCACTTATATTTTTCCCTATTGAAATAAAAGAAGTGAATGATCAATGGGTGATGGAGTTAAGAGAAGATGTAAACATCACCTTCAATAAATCTTTTCTTCTTGCTTATGCACATTACCACGGAATAAAAATCAGCGATGAATTAATTGAAAAAGTATTTGAAATTTATGATCCGGATAGCCGGGTATTTAGAACTGATCTTTATCAAATTTTTAAAGAAAGTCCGATTGATATAAATTTCAATCAGGATAATTTCATGGATGTTCTACGTTCATTTAAAAATTTCAAGAAACCAGATTTTGAGGAAAATGAAAAAGAAGGTGAATTAAAACTCTACCCTGAAGCTGTTCTTGGAATTTTCCCGCAAAGTGGTTCATACTTAGTTCCTGACTATTCTTACTTACTTGAAAAAGACCAAGAAGTACAAGATATAGAGGAATTCTTTTTGAGCAGAAATCCTGATAAACAAACAGAAGACCCAACAGATTACAAACAGCGATATCGCTTTATTGAGAGTGTAAAGGAGGAAGAAACCTTCACGGTATTCCCAATGGATGCCTATCAAGAAAATGCTCTAAAGGCCGTAAAAAAAGGAAATTCATTAGTGGTTCAAGGACCTCCTGGAACTGGAAAATCCCAGCTTATCAGCAATTTGGTGACTGATTTTATTGCCAGGGGAAAGAAGGTTTTGGTGGTTTGTCAAAAAAGAGCTGCATTGGATGTTATTTATGACAGAATGAAATCTATTGACATTCAACCCTTCATAGGGCTAGTGCATGATTTCAAAAATGACCGAAAAGCAATTTTTGAGCAAATTGAAAGTCAGATTGAAAGACTGGAAGAATATGAAGCTAAAAACAACGGATTAGATTCTGTTCAAATTCAAAGAGAATTTCTTAAATCGAGTAGAATTATAGATCAGATAGTAGAAGAAAAAGAAGATTATAGATTAGCGTTATTTGATGAATCAGAATGTGGAATTTCCGCTAAGGAACTGTATCTGAATTGTGATTTCAATCAAATAAAAATCAATTTAAAACAAATACACCGACATTTCCATAAAAAAGAGATTGAGGAATTCGCCAATAAATTAGTCCATTTTCAAACTTATGTGGATGATTTCAGTAAAGATGATTTCATTTGGCAAGATAGAGTGAACTTCAAAGATTTTGGACTGAATGACAAAACGGAAATCATAAAACTACTGGAGAAAATACCTTCCTACTTTCAGGAAACTGCTGTAAACTCTAAGAAATTAGTAGGCTCTCCTATGTCATTGAAAGAATTTGAAGATGTTGTGGAACATCGAAATAAATTATTCTCATTGGAAGAATTATTAAATACTGACTCCTATCAGTATTTGTTGTATATGTTTAACTATTCTGGCGACAATACAAATGCATTATGGTTGAGTAATGTCCAAAGAGTAATAAACGATTGTTTTAAAGATGGGGGAATTGAAAATAGTTTGCCCTCTAAAGACTTAGGTACACTTCAAAAGGTAATTCATTTAAGAAGACAATCTCGAAAAAGACCCACCAAATGGATTCATTGGCTGCTTTTTTCAAAAGAGAAATACTTTTTGAAAAAGGTGTTAGTAGCCAATAATTTGACTGTGAATGGCACAGGCGTAAAAGAATTAGAAAAACGATTAGATAACCGTCTAAATTTTGAGCACAATATGACCAAGCTCAAAAAACAGACTTGGCTAAAAGATATTCCTAAAACAAAAAATCAAATTGAGTTAAATCATTGGTTTCAAGAGCAAGAACGTGCAATTAATGCAAAGGAAATTATTAGCTCTTTCACAAATTTTAAGGCATTCTCTTTAATTGAGGGTAAAACTCTTGCAGAATTCTTATCTAAAATAAAGGCTATTATTCAACTTGCAGAGGATACTATTGAAGAGAAAAATAAATGGAAAAAATACCTGACCAGAACTCAAATTGACCAATTAGAGCAAGAGAGATTGCCTGAAAGCTACATTAAAACCTTTCAAAGATATTTTGATGAGCTTGTTCATTTTGATCAGTTTTACGATAGCTTAGAAAACCATGAAAAAGAGGTGGTAAAACTTCTCAATGAGAGTGACACTACCATTGACCATACCAATATTAAACCTATTTTTCTCAACAGCATCTATTTAGAATGGATTAATCATATTGAAACTAAACATCCGATATTGAGAGAGGTCTCTACTCGGAAATTTGATAAACAAACTAACGAATTACAATATTCGATTGAAAAGAAGCTAGAATTAAGTTCTGAAATCCTCAATTTAAAAGTGCGGGAACGAACTTTTGAAAATGTTGAATATAATCGCCTTAACAACAGGATTTCTTATCGAGATTTAAGTCATCAGGTGACCAAAAAGCGTCAGATTTGGCCTATAAGAAAGGTGATTCAAGAATTTCAAGATGAACTTTTTGATCTTATTCCTTGCTGGATGGCAAGTCCTGAATCTGTTTCTGCTATTTTCCCTATGGAAGAAATATTCGATTTAGTCATTTTTGATGAAGCTTCTCAATGTTTTGTAGAAAAAGGAATTCCTGCCATGTACAGAGGCAGGCAAGTTGTGGTAGCTGGTGATGATAAGCAACTAAGTCCAAATGATCTCTACAAAGTGAGGTGGGAGGAAGAGGAAGTGGATCATCCTGATTTAGAAATTGATTCCTTACTCGATTTAGCCAACAAATATGTAATGAACCTTCAGTTGGCCGGCCATTATAGAAGTAAATCATTAGACTTGATAGAATTTTCCAATCATCATTTCTATAAAGATAGATTGAGATTATTACCTGATTTTAATTACATCAATAATGCAGACCCTGGCATTGATTATATAAAAGTGGATGGAATTTGGGAGCAAAACTCTAATGAAATTGAAGCGCTCAATGTGGTAGATTTAATTAAAGAATATCTGCATAATGAGCCAGAAAAAGAAATAGGTGTAGTGACTTTCAATGCTCCTCAACAGGGGTTGATTTGGGATATTTTGGAAGATCAAATTGCCCTTGGAAACATCACTTTGCCTGATAAATTTTTCGTTAAAAATATAGAGAATGTTCAAGGTGACGAAAAGGATGTTATTATTTTCAGCACAGGATATGCTCCCGATAAGTCTGGCAGACTTAAAATGCAATTTGGGAGTATCAATGCCCCAAAAGGAGAAAATAGATTGAATGTAGCCATCACTAGAGCTCGTGAGAAGGTAGTAATCATAAGCAGCCTTTATCCTGATCAATTAAAAGTAGAAGATGCTAAAAATAATGGCCCTAAATTATTGAAAGCTTATTTACAATATGCATTGGATGTTTCAAAAGGAAATTTCAAGCCGAAACCAAAACCATCTGATAAATTTCAAAGCAGCTGGTTCCTAAAAACCAAAGTAAGGGAAGAGCTAGAAGAATCTGTAAAAAGCATTAAAGCAGAGGAAGAATTGCCTTTTGCTGATTTAAGCTTTAAAGACAGTGATCAATACAAAGGCTTATTGCTTTCTGACGATAATCTGTTTTATGACAATCCATCGGTGAAGGATATATTTGCTTATACCCCTTTTCTATTATCCAAAATGAATTGGCCCTACATTCAAATCAAAAGCCGAAACTTCTGGAACGATAAGGAAGAACTAATGGAAAGAGTGGTGCAATTTGTAAAAAGGAATTAA
- a CDS encoding ComEA family DNA-binding protein produces the protein MKQKIRIWLRNFFGFSRTETNGFIVLLILMVAILSMPFFSKKIYSFYKKPLQSQNDKAYLNSLLLELKDKVEIEREIAEERSYQTFDLNKSNSKQLIQSGFPEFLAERIVKYREKVKPFESKKELLKIYGMDSAFYHEIHPYIRVTKLQKEPDVDLAKESSNTYQIKKKKTTHTTFKNEKLTRFDLNKADSLQLQKIYGIGPAYSSRIIKYRAYLGGFHSLYQLKEVYGLKQENIDSLEKYVFVEDELKLKQLKVNQLNVDSLVQHPYISYKEANLIINYRKQHGEFNSIKDLLAIKILDSSWVKKVNPYISFD, from the coding sequence ATGAAGCAAAAAATAAGAATTTGGCTTCGTAATTTTTTCGGCTTTTCAAGAACTGAAACCAATGGTTTTATTGTCCTCTTAATTTTGATGGTCGCCATACTTTCAATGCCCTTTTTTTCTAAAAAAATATACTCCTTTTACAAAAAACCATTACAATCTCAAAATGATAAGGCATATCTTAATTCTTTACTTTTAGAGTTAAAAGATAAAGTTGAAATCGAAAGAGAAATAGCTGAAGAAAGGAGTTATCAGACCTTTGACCTTAATAAATCCAATTCTAAGCAATTGATTCAATCAGGCTTTCCGGAATTTCTTGCTGAAAGAATCGTGAAATACAGAGAAAAAGTAAAGCCTTTTGAATCTAAAAAAGAATTACTCAAAATTTATGGTATGGACAGTGCTTTCTACCATGAAATCCATCCTTATATCAGAGTAACAAAATTACAGAAAGAGCCTGATGTTGATTTAGCAAAGGAAAGTAGCAACACTTACCAAATTAAGAAGAAGAAAACTACGCACACAACATTTAAAAATGAAAAATTGACTCGCTTTGATCTCAATAAAGCCGATAGTTTACAATTACAAAAAATATACGGAATTGGGCCAGCGTATTCTAGTAGGATTATTAAATATAGAGCATATTTAGGAGGTTTTCATTCACTTTATCAGCTTAAAGAAGTTTATGGTTTAAAGCAAGAGAATATAGATTCCTTAGAAAAATATGTTTTTGTTGAAGATGAATTAAAATTAAAACAATTAAAAGTTAATCAACTTAATGTGGACAGTTTAGTACAACATCCGTATATTTCCTACAAAGAAGCAAACTTAATAATCAATTACAGAAAACAACATGGGGAATTTAACTCAATAAAAGACCTTTTAGCTATTAAAATTTTAGATAGCAGCTGGGTCAAAAAAGTTAATCCCTATATCTCATTTGATTAA
- a CDS encoding 2'-5' RNA ligase family protein: protein MEKSMFFIGIGPPHPLEKKIQRIKEEFRQKHGIEGAFRSKAHITLQMPFNLSVNSEKDFIHELKKILIKQKPIELKLNDFGKFEPRVIFIKVDENEELDLLQKSVERFMKRFQVFNGTHKNNGFTPHITVAFRDLKKPTFHKIWDDVKNRTFKENFLADSITVFKHNGKSWDVFEEIKLDPQ, encoded by the coding sequence ATGGAAAAATCTATGTTTTTTATTGGAATTGGCCCTCCTCATCCGCTTGAGAAGAAGATTCAAAGAATAAAAGAGGAGTTTCGTCAAAAACATGGAATTGAAGGAGCATTTCGTTCAAAAGCACATATTACACTACAAATGCCTTTTAATTTATCAGTAAATAGCGAAAAGGATTTTATTCATGAATTAAAAAAGATTTTAATAAAACAGAAGCCAATTGAACTGAAATTAAATGATTTTGGAAAATTTGAGCCACGTGTGATATTTATTAAAGTAGATGAAAATGAGGAACTAGATTTATTGCAAAAATCTGTCGAGCGCTTTATGAAAAGATTTCAGGTCTTTAACGGCACTCACAAAAATAATGGCTTTACTCCTCACATAACTGTTGCCTTTCGTGATTTGAAAAAACCTACTTTTCATAAAATTTGGGATGATGTGAAAAACAGAACTTTTAAAGAAAATTTCTTAGCTGATTCTATTACTGTATTTAAGCATAATGGAAAATCTTGGGATGTTTTTGAAGAAATAAAATTAGACCCTCAATAA